The proteins below come from a single bacterium genomic window:
- a CDS encoding STAS domain-containing protein — protein sequence MVYATVSVEIREGITVIRVLPQRVFLKTSEQFREEIIQVLDGDALKVIIDLSRVNMMNSAGLGVLILARDKMLKRGGTLVVCGLLNMMREIFTRMHLDNYFKLYTDCETALTDLRRV from the coding sequence ATGGTCTATGCCACCGTATCGGTAGAGATTCGCGAAGGGATCACCGTCATCCGAGTTTTGCCCCAACGGGTTTTTCTGAAAACAAGCGAGCAATTCCGTGAAGAGATCATTCAGGTCCTTGACGGCGATGCGCTTAAAGTGATTATTGACTTGAGCCGGGTCAATATGATGAACAGCGCGGGATTAGGCGTTTTAATTCTCGCACGGGATAAAATGCTGAAACGGGGAGGAACACTGGTGGTGTGTGGATTGTTAAATATGATGCGGGAGATTTTTACGCGCATGCATCTGGACAACTATTTCAAACTGTACACGGATTGTGAAACCGCCTTGACCGATCTCAGGAGGGTATAA